The Branchiostoma floridae strain S238N-H82 chromosome 8, Bfl_VNyyK, whole genome shotgun sequence genome has a segment encoding these proteins:
- the LOC118420794 gene encoding torsin-1A-interacting protein 1-like, whose amino-acid sequence MWQATEAVLTEHRADGPPRKPAILVIGAPPGAHRTADLLAEALAKIYSGQPLMVDSHQFSHVDADRAKLHIDRTLDSTFSGDVRSAVFTRVDSLPSAAAMIFHSYCDHDDAQFKNAAYFMTVHCSDDVDPNASPKAQEEVILDYLKRSWSDLHEEKRGPLLSRIASMVAVVKAEENIEVIPTVHT is encoded by the exons ATGTGGCAGGCGACCGAGGCTGTCCTGACGGAGCACCGCGCAGACGGCCCGCCCAGAAAACCCGCCATCCTGGTCATCGGGGCCCCGCCAGGAGCCCACAGGACGGCTGACCTGCTCGCTGAAGCTTTGGCAAAG ATCTATTCAGGACAGCCCCTGATGGTCGACAGTCACCAGTTCAGTCACGTTGACGCCGACCGAGCGAAGCTTCACATCGACCGCACGCTGGACTCGACATTCAGCGGGGACGTTCGGTCTGCAGTGTTCACCAGGGTCGACAGTCTGCCCAGCGCCGCCGCCATGATATTCCACTCCTACTGCGACCATGACGACGCGCAGTTCAAGAACGCCGCCTACTTTATGACAGTACACTGCAG TGATGACGTTGACCCTAACGCTTCACCCAAGGCACAAGAAGAGGTTATCCTGGACTACCTGAAGCGCTCCTGGAGTGACCTACACGAGGAGAAGCGTGGGCCACTTCTCAGCAGAATTGCGTCCATGGTGGCGGTAGTCAAGGCTGAGGAAAACATAGAAGTAATCCCAACGGTGCATACTTAA
- the LOC118420791 gene encoding uncharacterized protein LOC118420791 isoform X1, with protein MILVSIMLTLCLPFPFQTNTSCPESRPKKKNFSTGKYCKAYGCKSSNYIQVDGETVLSNISFFSVPKKVLDNKKKLKHWASLIKRDISALTSNQSSVVCEKHFEDSDILRWSGHGLRLKTPKLREGALPVLHSWVTVKPKRPAPKQRCWPPPKKLKGPKSKKITASEVGSSVNNSANGSAPDLHTTMDASGSGLDQELDDHHNYAIRLRHDSRLEGDNARLNSVVTPMCAHLSSSVQGGGEDFHGASDHVSEGDRNPPMTGILGFSKETTLALLPRMKVEELQSELNRRNIVVAAGYRARRKGDLEHVLREVMTKEYEAEEDEGMDMIMSNTSPTFEHGCSNTSPTFEHGCSDTSPTFEHGCSDTSPSFENGCSNTSPTFEHGCSDTSSAFEHGHWLEMGDGSQVPSAPNNDQTTLQNVRELPQEHTEKEETSSWQATDMDVSETPSTDTSLRQIQVKKEPMELLEFEQYTYSAVGVTEPLTSLTQHLGTVLGSQPNSVSSQDPMVRIKTEPGVEEETEDEQQNLRSEPCPSSLGQLSQEQVKVEVSTEEDDQPSSSSKEPEKAVHVMLTRPIKCRVPAWSSDEIRALLKFLSLPSEGWDPTQSTGWPKMRSQHPLWSKAAQFVQENSRSSILRTVGAVQTQVSKHLNSLYPLSAGGRLAAEKAMGISEQESRTSPRSPEPIRRYMDAGAQTEEQFLKPHLPVIQETSAPVPQGISIPEPNGC; from the exons ATGATATTAGTTTCGATAATGTTAACTTTGTGCTTGCCTTTTCCTTTTCAGACAAACACTTCTTGTCCAGAGAGCAGACCCAAGAAGAAAAATTTCTCAACAGGAAAATACTGCAAGGCATATGGATGTAAAAGCTCAAACTACATTCAGGTGGATGGGGAGACAGTCCTGTCTAACATCTCATTCTTCAGTGTCCCCAAAAAAGTACTTGACAACAAAAAGAAACTTAAGCACTGGGCGTCTCTGATCAAAAGAGACATTTCTGCACTTACTAGTAACCAGAGCTCAGTGGTTTGTGAAAAGCACTTTGAAGACTCTGACATTCTGAGATGGTCAGGACATGGACTTAGGCTGAAGACGCCAAAGCTCAGAGAAG GCGCCTTACCTGTCCTTCACTCTTGGGTGACAGTTAAACCAAAGAGACCAGCTCCAAAACAGAGATGTTGGCCTCCCCCCAAGAAACTCAAAGGACCTAAGAGTAAGAAG ATTACTGCATCAGAGGTTGGCTCTTCTGTGAACAATTCAGCAAATGGTTCTGCTCCTGACCTCCACACCACCATGGATGCATCTGGTTCAGGACTGGACCAGGAACTAGATGATCATCACAATTATGCCATCCGCCTACGTCACGATAGCAGACTGGAAGGAGACAACGCCAGACTGAACAGTGTTGTTACACCCATGTGTGCTCATTTGTCGAGCAGTGTACAAGGTGGTGGTGAAGATTTTCATGGAGCAAGTGACCATGTCAGTGAAGGG GACAGAAACCCACCAATGACAGGCATCCTAGGCTTCTCCAAGGAGACGACCCTTGCCCTCCTACCCAGGATGAAGGTAGAGGAACTACAGTCAGAGCTGAATCGGAGGAACATCGTGGTGGCAGCCGGGTACAGGGCGAGGCGCAAGGGTGACTTGGAACATGTGCTGAGAGAGGTCATGACAAAGGAGTATGAAGCAGAAGAAGACGAAGGAATGGACATGATCATGAGTAACACTAGCCCTACATTCGAGCACGGCTGTAGTAACACTAGCCCTACATTCGAGCATGGCTGTAGTGACACTAGCCCTACATTCGAGCATGGCTGTAGTGACACTAGCCCTTCATTCGAGAATGGCTGTAGTAACACTAGCCCTACATTCGAGCATGGCTGTAGTGACACTAGCTCAGCATTTGAGCACGGCCATTGGCTTGAAATGGGGGATGGCAGCCAAGTGCCTTCAGCACCGAACAATGACCAAACTACTTTGCAAAATGTTCGAGAGCTTCCTCAAGAGCACACAGAAAAGGAAGAGACATCTAGCTGGCAAGCAACAGACATGGATGTCTCTGAGACTCCAAGCACTGATACAAGCCTTCGACAGATACAAGTAAAGAAAGAACCTATGGAACTACTTGAGTTTGAACAGTACACATACAGTGCTGTAGGAGTGACAGAACCATTAACAAGTCTAACCCAGCACCTAGGAACTGTACTTGGGTCACAGCCCAATTCTGTAAGTTCTCAGGACCCGATGGTAAGAATTAAGACAGAGCCTGGTGTGGAAGAAGAGACAGAAGATGAGCAGCAGAACTTAAGGAGTGAGCCCTGTCCTTCTTCCCTTGGACAACTGTCTCAAGAACAAGTCAAGGTAGAGGTTTCCACAGAAGAAGATGACCagccttcaagttcaagtaaAGAACCCGAAAAG GCCGTCCATGTGATGTTAACCAGGCCAATAAAATGTAGAGTCCCTGCCTGGTCAAGCGACGAAATAAGGGCACTTTTGAAGTTCTTGTCCCTGCCATCGGAGGGATGGGACCCAACACAATCCACTGGATGGCCAAAAATGAGATCACAGCATCCTCTCTGGTCCAAGGCTGCTCAGTTTGTGCAGGAAAATTCGAGATCATCAATTCTACGAACTG TTGGGGCAGTGCAGACTCAAGTCTCCAAACACCTGAATTCATTGTACCCCCTTAGTGCTGGAGGAAGACTTGCAGCAGAAA AGGCTATGGGGATTTCTGAGCAAGAAAGCCGCACCAGTCCCCGCAGCCCGGAGCCAATTCGGAGGTACATGGATGCTGGAGCACAGACAGAAGAACAGTTCTTAAAGCCGCATTTGCCAGTGATCCAAGAGACGTCAGCCCCAGTGCCCCAAGGGATCTCAATCCCAGAGCCCAATGGatgctag
- the LOC118420791 gene encoding uncharacterized protein LOC118420791 isoform X2, with product MASCNSETNTSCPESRPKKKNFSTGKYCKAYGCKSSNYIQVDGETVLSNISFFSVPKKVLDNKKKLKHWASLIKRDISALTSNQSSVVCEKHFEDSDILRWSGHGLRLKTPKLREGALPVLHSWVTVKPKRPAPKQRCWPPPKKLKGPKSKKITASEVGSSVNNSANGSAPDLHTTMDASGSGLDQELDDHHNYAIRLRHDSRLEGDNARLNSVVTPMCAHLSSSVQGGGEDFHGASDHVSEGDRNPPMTGILGFSKETTLALLPRMKVEELQSELNRRNIVVAAGYRARRKGDLEHVLREVMTKEYEAEEDEGMDMIMSNTSPTFEHGCSNTSPTFEHGCSDTSPTFEHGCSDTSPSFENGCSNTSPTFEHGCSDTSSAFEHGHWLEMGDGSQVPSAPNNDQTTLQNVRELPQEHTEKEETSSWQATDMDVSETPSTDTSLRQIQVKKEPMELLEFEQYTYSAVGVTEPLTSLTQHLGTVLGSQPNSVSSQDPMVRIKTEPGVEEETEDEQQNLRSEPCPSSLGQLSQEQVKVEVSTEEDDQPSSSSKEPEKAVHVMLTRPIKCRVPAWSSDEIRALLKFLSLPSEGWDPTQSTGWPKMRSQHPLWSKAAQFVQENSRSSILRTVGAVQTQVSKHLNSLYPLSAGGRLAAEKAMGISEQESRTSPRSPEPIRRYMDAGAQTEEQFLKPHLPVIQETSAPVPQGISIPEPNGC from the exons ACAAACACTTCTTGTCCAGAGAGCAGACCCAAGAAGAAAAATTTCTCAACAGGAAAATACTGCAAGGCATATGGATGTAAAAGCTCAAACTACATTCAGGTGGATGGGGAGACAGTCCTGTCTAACATCTCATTCTTCAGTGTCCCCAAAAAAGTACTTGACAACAAAAAGAAACTTAAGCACTGGGCGTCTCTGATCAAAAGAGACATTTCTGCACTTACTAGTAACCAGAGCTCAGTGGTTTGTGAAAAGCACTTTGAAGACTCTGACATTCTGAGATGGTCAGGACATGGACTTAGGCTGAAGACGCCAAAGCTCAGAGAAG GCGCCTTACCTGTCCTTCACTCTTGGGTGACAGTTAAACCAAAGAGACCAGCTCCAAAACAGAGATGTTGGCCTCCCCCCAAGAAACTCAAAGGACCTAAGAGTAAGAAG ATTACTGCATCAGAGGTTGGCTCTTCTGTGAACAATTCAGCAAATGGTTCTGCTCCTGACCTCCACACCACCATGGATGCATCTGGTTCAGGACTGGACCAGGAACTAGATGATCATCACAATTATGCCATCCGCCTACGTCACGATAGCAGACTGGAAGGAGACAACGCCAGACTGAACAGTGTTGTTACACCCATGTGTGCTCATTTGTCGAGCAGTGTACAAGGTGGTGGTGAAGATTTTCATGGAGCAAGTGACCATGTCAGTGAAGGG GACAGAAACCCACCAATGACAGGCATCCTAGGCTTCTCCAAGGAGACGACCCTTGCCCTCCTACCCAGGATGAAGGTAGAGGAACTACAGTCAGAGCTGAATCGGAGGAACATCGTGGTGGCAGCCGGGTACAGGGCGAGGCGCAAGGGTGACTTGGAACATGTGCTGAGAGAGGTCATGACAAAGGAGTATGAAGCAGAAGAAGACGAAGGAATGGACATGATCATGAGTAACACTAGCCCTACATTCGAGCACGGCTGTAGTAACACTAGCCCTACATTCGAGCATGGCTGTAGTGACACTAGCCCTACATTCGAGCATGGCTGTAGTGACACTAGCCCTTCATTCGAGAATGGCTGTAGTAACACTAGCCCTACATTCGAGCATGGCTGTAGTGACACTAGCTCAGCATTTGAGCACGGCCATTGGCTTGAAATGGGGGATGGCAGCCAAGTGCCTTCAGCACCGAACAATGACCAAACTACTTTGCAAAATGTTCGAGAGCTTCCTCAAGAGCACACAGAAAAGGAAGAGACATCTAGCTGGCAAGCAACAGACATGGATGTCTCTGAGACTCCAAGCACTGATACAAGCCTTCGACAGATACAAGTAAAGAAAGAACCTATGGAACTACTTGAGTTTGAACAGTACACATACAGTGCTGTAGGAGTGACAGAACCATTAACAAGTCTAACCCAGCACCTAGGAACTGTACTTGGGTCACAGCCCAATTCTGTAAGTTCTCAGGACCCGATGGTAAGAATTAAGACAGAGCCTGGTGTGGAAGAAGAGACAGAAGATGAGCAGCAGAACTTAAGGAGTGAGCCCTGTCCTTCTTCCCTTGGACAACTGTCTCAAGAACAAGTCAAGGTAGAGGTTTCCACAGAAGAAGATGACCagccttcaagttcaagtaaAGAACCCGAAAAG GCCGTCCATGTGATGTTAACCAGGCCAATAAAATGTAGAGTCCCTGCCTGGTCAAGCGACGAAATAAGGGCACTTTTGAAGTTCTTGTCCCTGCCATCGGAGGGATGGGACCCAACACAATCCACTGGATGGCCAAAAATGAGATCACAGCATCCTCTCTGGTCCAAGGCTGCTCAGTTTGTGCAGGAAAATTCGAGATCATCAATTCTACGAACTG TTGGGGCAGTGCAGACTCAAGTCTCCAAACACCTGAATTCATTGTACCCCCTTAGTGCTGGAGGAAGACTTGCAGCAGAAA AGGCTATGGGGATTTCTGAGCAAGAAAGCCGCACCAGTCCCCGCAGCCCGGAGCCAATTCGGAGGTACATGGATGCTGGAGCACAGACAGAAGAACAGTTCTTAAAGCCGCATTTGCCAGTGATCCAAGAGACGTCAGCCCCAGTGCCCCAAGGGATCTCAATCCCAGAGCCCAATGGatgctag
- the LOC118421278 gene encoding matrilin-2-like: MRSVFLLTTTTLVLLSTTAYAWLYDTTSVDCLQSQWTEWMKVGYNTRLRSRVILRHPSNGGTGCGPNEETEQLPAGETITPQETARAFDTFFLKGQTSLTRSPEKERDLLVILDESGSITSPVFYDARDALGELLGYICPGIGPNYPYHQVAFMTFSSRFTEHFDFNDYGTYAGVRNAISQVTYSSGGTATHEALDYARTTMFANGDFSVSTKGLRSGSLKEVLLITDGQPNDASATVAAAQRLQNIGVSVFALGIGNVVNSHMEQLVSEPEYKHIFHLESFDDFHTMVEAVESVYSTGERCVNLNPWSRRGVA; this comes from the exons ATGCGTTCCGTTTTTCTTCTCACCACTACGACTCTGGTGCTGCTGAGCACGACTGCCTACGCCTGGCTGTACGACACGACGTCTGTCGACTGTCTGCAGTCTCAATGGACAGAGTGGATGAAG GTTGGCTACAACACCCGCCTCCGTTCCAGGGTGATCCTACGTCACCCGTCCAACGGCGGGACTGGTTGCGGTCCTAACGAGGAAACGGAACAGCTGCCCGCAG GTGAGACGATCACCCCCCAGGAAACGGCACGAGCCTTCGACACGTTCTTCCTGAAGGGTCAAACCAGCCTTACCCGGAGCCCCGAGAAAGAGCGAGATCTGCTCGTCATCCTCGATGAGTCTGgcagtattacat CTCCGGTTTTCTACGATGCAAGGGACGCATTGGGTGAATTGCTGGGCTATATCTGCCCCGGTATAGGCCCAAATTATCCATACCACCAG GTCGCGTTCATGACCTTCAGCTCGAGATTCACAGAGCACTTTGACTTCAATGACTATGGTACCTACGCGGGCGTGAGAAATGCAATTTCGCAGGTCACTTATTCAA GTGGCGGTACAGCTACTCACGAGGCCCTTGACTACGCCCGAACAACCATGTTCGCAAACGGAGACTTCAGCGTCTCTACCAAGGGACTACGCTCTGGGTCTCTGAAGGAGGTCCTTCTGATCACCGATGGGCAGCCCAATGACGCCTCTGCAACTGTAGCGGCGGCTCAAAGGCTACAAAACATCGGTGTTTCTGTATTTGCTCTGg GCATCGGCAACGTTGTCAACAGCCACATGGAGCAGCTGGTTTCAGAACCAGAGTACAAACACATTTTCCACCTCGAGTCCTTCGATGACTTCCACACCATGGTGGAGGCCGTGGAATCGGTGTACAGTACTGGTGAGAGATGCGTCAACCTTAACCCGTGGAGTCGCCGTGGAGTGGCATGA